One window of bacterium CG_4_10_14_0_2_um_filter_33_32 genomic DNA carries:
- a CDS encoding NAD(P)H-hydrate dehydratase encodes MKLIQDKILFPDILWQRPLNIYKRALGNVLIIAGSKGMAGAAALTLEAAYRSGVGLATLGFPEGLTVIYKKLLPEAMTMSLPETPSGSLSIKAKDAILANINDFDCLVIGPGLSLNSETMQLVWELFFIVEKPIILDADGINAISSGFKVIKEVKKAGDIVEFLKERKSKTIITPHAGEALKIIRAIRKKGEYHKITSDYIDKNKAEIAEFIADRLNFITVLKGNNTVIAANSKTVINKTGNPGMATAGSGDILAGTIGVFVSQNLKNIFEATATAVYLHGLAGDIAAQKIGQRSMIASDIIKYLPFAIRTAESQLDHK; translated from the coding sequence ATGAAGCTTATTCAGGATAAAATTTTATTCCCCGATATTTTATGGCAGAGACCTCTTAATATTTATAAGCGAGCCTTAGGTAATGTTTTAATAATAGCAGGATCCAAAGGCATGGCTGGCGCAGCAGCATTAACCCTTGAGGCTGCATATCGTTCCGGGGTTGGTCTTGCGACCCTTGGTTTTCCGGAAGGATTAACTGTTATTTATAAAAAGCTTCTCCCCGAAGCAATGACAATGTCTTTGCCCGAAACACCGTCAGGTTCACTTAGCATTAAGGCAAAGGATGCTATTTTGGCGAATATAAATGATTTTGACTGTTTAGTAATAGGCCCGGGCTTATCCTTAAATTCAGAAACCATGCAGTTAGTTTGGGAATTATTTTTTATTGTCGAGAAACCTATCATTCTTGATGCCGATGGAATCAATGCCATTTCCTCTGGGTTTAAAGTTATTAAAGAAGTAAAAAAGGCGGGTGATATCGTAGAATTTTTGAAAGAAAGAAAGAGTAAAACAATAATTACTCCTCATGCGGGCGAGGCTCTAAAAATTATAAGAGCTATTAGAAAAAAAGGTGAGTATCATAAGATAACTAGCGATTATATTGATAAAAACAAAGCAGAGATCGCAGAGTTTATTGCTGATCGTTTAAATTTCATTACTGTACTGAAGGGAAATAATACTGTTATTGCCGCAAATAGCAAAACAGTGATTAATAAAACCGGAAATCCAGGTATGGCAACAGCAGGATCGGGCGATATTTTAGCTGGTACAATTGGCGTTTTTGTCTCCCAGAATTTAAAAAATATATTTGAGGCAACCGCCACCGCAGTTTATTTGCATGGGCTTGCAGGCGACATAGCGGCCCAAAAAATAGGCCAGCGCTCAATGATTGCCTCGGATATTATTAAATATTTGCCGTTTGCTATAAGAACAGCAGAAAGTCAATTAGATCATAAATAG